The window TGCTGCTCCACCAGTTACGCATCAACCTAGCAAAAAATCCACAATGGAAAAAATATGCTGGAGCTTTCCACAACGAGATTTTCAGAGCAAGAATTCTACATAAGCTGCAGATTTAGCAGATGCAGTTCTCTTCTGGGAGTTTAAGACACCACCTCAGCACTTCTAAAGCCCCAGCTTGTTTTATAGCAATGCCAAAAGATCAAGAAGATTTCATTTTGTCATGGGTACATGCAAAAAGTatgatttttttagttttttataaATACTGTTTTCTGTTAAGTTGCTTTCATTTATGTGCCAGGCACTTAAAATTCAGCTAATAATCTTCACTTACACTTTTAAGCTGGAATAGGCAGAAATTCTTTTAGCATAAAAATGCACGACAGCTTTTCAGTTTAATGTAATTCAAGACAGGAAACTCTCCAAACTGCCTCTGGGCTTTGTTTTCAGGCTCTAGAGAATTTACCGCATGATGGAAGACTGTCAACAACCAAGGCATTTTTCTACCTAATCAGGTAAGACGAGGCAATACAAAGAGCAATACAGCCAAATCCACAATGGGAACTGGATGTGGTGGCTCCGTGCGTTAAATGGAGGGGTTTGGGTGTACCCGGCCTCTTGTCCTATGACAGCTGAGATAGGCTCCACCCCCAATGTTAGGCCCTAGTTTGACTATTTTTGCTAGTGCTTCTAGATGCCGATCCTTGTGGCTACTTGTTTAGGTTTTTAGGTGCTTTCCTGCTACAGCACACTTAATTCAAGTGATCATCTTGTTATCAGGTGTTTAATACGCTAATCACTTTAATTAGGTGTGTCGAAGCAGGGACTCGGGTCCTTAGGAGAACCTCTGTGGTAACCCTTTTGAGAACACTGAGTGGTGCGATAGATGAGTAATTACACGTTGAACTTGCACCATCTTACAGGAAGTGAGGAAGAACACAATCAATCAGTTGGGGTCATTGCCTCAGTGAAGACAGTGAACTTGATGAGAGTGACAGTGAGGAAGAGTAGACCCCAGAGTCAGGTTTGAGGACCAGTTAGTCAGTTAAGTGTCATACACTTAACTGTGATGTGTGTGGGTAAGCAATAGTGTGTATATGTAAATGATGTTGTGtctacacgtgtgtgtgtgtgtgtgtgtgtgtgtgtgtgtgtcaggaggTTGGAGAGGACTTTAACACACAGTTATTTGGTTGTTggattaaatgtttatatgaaaATTAACTTCATATTTGCTGAAATTGAAGTTACATTTTTTACTTTTGGTGATTTCTTTCTAAGGGTAGGGTGAAATATTTTTAACTAAACTTTACGCCATAGATAGTTAATGTATTATCTTTGTGGTTTCATCTAAATCTGACTTTTTTCCAGACTTTGGAGCTGATGATGGTTTCACAGATTGTGGCTTATTGCTGACTTTCGGCCAAATAAGACGAACATTTGTTGGTACTCACGGCAGCAGAGCTTCTTGAATGTTCCCCCATAACTGTTTCCCCGCCATGACGATCAACAGCTGTGTGGTCAGCTCTATCAGACAGCCTCCAGGGTCACACTAGGACAGCAAGAGACAGGCTTTTCTCACACACTTCTTATATTTATGAGGATGTCTGCTTAAAGAAATACctctcagtttagaaaaaaagaaacaatgcttaTATGGTGTCTTTTAAAACTCACCTCCTCGTTCCTAAATTTCTTCCATTTGCCAAACATGTATGTGTAGTTACCCGGGTAACCCACAAATTTTCCTTTGAAGAAGGCCACATAGAAGCAGGAGGAGTAGTAGTTGACAAACTGGAACATGAACATCTTTGTGATCAACCTGTTCTCATATTCCAGGTGAGTTTTTGGTATTTCTGCAGGAAGTAAAGCAGATCATCAGTCAGCAGATCAGATCGTAAATCAtcagttttattgtattttcttAATCCTTTGTGCCAAATAAATCCCAATACCCATATCAGTGATCCAGATGGCCACCTTCTCATAAAAGAAGTTAAGGATCATGATGATGACAAAATTGATGCAGGAAGCGGTGACAGAAGTCGCCAGCTGTGGGGTGATCAATCCGCCCACTAGCAGGGTCTTGTTTTTATGGTTGCCGGACTCTCCCCCATGGTTGCCAATGATACTTGCGAAGGATGCGTAGACAGCCAACCTATATGCTATGACCCCAGTAATACAGGCCAGAATCAGAGAAATCTGTGGAGagaacacacatgatttataaAGCTGTGACTAGTCACAAACATGCACTTCAGCTGAATAATCGCTTACCCAGAATGTAACAGTGGCTCCAGAGAGGCAGTAGCGAGCACACCTGCTGTGGAGGGGGAGATATGGCTCCATTTCCTGAAAGATAAATTGTTGTTATTTAAAgctcagacagacagaaaaacaccAAATAACCTTTTCAGCAAATTTAACTTGTAAGGTCTGCGATGGAACTGTTTTTCCAGCTTTAGAAAGCTGAGTGGGAGGCAGGAGGTTTGGCAGTGTAAAGGAGAAGGAAGAGGGAAATGGGCGCAGAATGCAATGAGGACTTCAACCTGTGAGAATGAGGTTTAAATCCTGGGGAGGGGAGCCTTAAAACAGAGAAAGGAGCACTCTTTGTACTCGGCGTAATTCCCATTTTCCTTTTGTTCCAAGCTTTTTGCCCATTATAACTTTAATAGTTTGAAAAGCACCTGTGTGATCTTGTTGAGTCTCCTGTTAGTGCATTTGATCTCAAACTCAGGCCGAGTTTGAAGCTCTTGCTGTTCCTCTTCAAAGTCCACCAAGTCCCACTCGTACTCCAGCCGGGCCTGGCGCCGCTTCCAGAACTCCAAAAACAGAGTTACTGTCAAAGTGAAGAAAAAGACAcggcattttttaaaaaccataACTGGTCAAGATCGATCAAAACTCTCACATCCATTTGGCTTTATGCTGCATTTTATGCTATGCTACCTACAAACAGCCCCGCTGCTTTCGCATAACAGCATAATTGTGCCAGCAAATGTTCCCGGGCTGGAGCAGTTTAGGCAAAGTTGGAAGCCCTTTTAGTGTGAAAGGGCTTTAACTGTGAAAATCTGGCTAACAGGAGGAGGTTTCGTTGGATCTCCTACacaagttaaaaacagtaaGAGCAGCACAGACTGACACTTACCCCAGATCCCCATAAACATGGCAAAGAATACGGTTGCCTCATTATCAAACAGATGGGATTGCTGGAAGAGATAATATGGAAAAGTATAGGTTCCTCGGACAAGCACAAGAGATCACATGCTGGGAACAAACAGGGTAACATGCTGGTTACTCAGTATGTAGCTGTATGATTAAATGTGGTCAACCTAAAACATTTTAGTCTATATGAGAATAATAGTTTACCTTTTTTCACTGATTACACAAACtgcattgatttaaaaaaaaactgatacaATGTAACATATgtgtaaattaaattaaattaaattataataatgtgaccaattaataaatgaaatggaATAATTACCCAGGATGAGAGACACGTTGAGTCGAGCCTCCAGAAAGTGCAGTTTTTATCGCAAAGAGGACACATCATGATACTGCCTCCTATTTTAGGGTCACATATTTCtttgctaaaaataaaacaaagtaaagaaaCCCACAGATGAACATACAGTACACACAATGAAAGGCAGTTAAGTCATATTCAAAGTGTctgtatataattatatattgtCTGAAAAGGGTATTTTGCCATAGTATAAGCAATAAAGGGACATTTCATCGCTCCAAAGCACATTCACGTTTTCCTCTGGCCTCATGTGTTGTTTGTCCATTCTAGACCTAGAGGGCATAGTAGTGGCACATGACCTTAAGTGGCTCAAGTACTCGGATCTCGCAGTGAACTGCAGGTTGGGCAGCCTCCATTTATCCAGTTGAGATTAGGTGtgcagggtttttttgtgaACAGTTCGGTGATCCAGCTCCACCGGCTACAGGAACAACAGGCACAAGCCTGCAGAGGTCTGTCAAGGAAATAGCCATGGAGGTGGAGGAAATGAGCTACTGGTTGTGGCTACAGAGGAGGGTCAGATGCAAGAGGTGGCAGAGAGATGTCCTGATGTAGCCACTTGCCCTCTCACCTGGAGATGTACTGGGTACAGGGTGAAACATCAGTGACAGGTGGTACCAGCTGAAGACCCTGAATCTGACCCAAAGTGCACTGGAGGAGTTGTGAGGCAGAGGGCTGAGAAGGAAGTCTAGAACCTGTATATTTTATTTGGTTTGAGATACTTAGTTTTTATATGGATTGAAAAAGTGTCTTTCTATCTGTGATAAGAGTGTGATAGGATATAAACACTGATGACAAAGAAAAGAGCACAAACACAACAGCTACAGCCTGCATAGCTTGGTGCTTGGTTTTCTACGCCTGAGGCAATGGGACTGAAAACTCTTGAATTCACTGGTGAGGTGTGGCCCAATACGTTTGTCCACATAGTTTATATAGAAATTAACCAGTTTGAAAGTCctgcacagagccctgacattAATCCCAGCACACACTTTATGACTGTTAAACAGGTGAAACAAGTACTCCATCACTGACTCCACCAGCCCCCTTCTTGGTGAATGGAAGAAAAAATATCAGTGTGCCTTCCTTAAAGACTGCAGGTTCTTATTATACAATATGCCTGCTGGTTTTGGTTTTCACTGGTCAGCaattatccatccattctcctcctcttatccagttcagggcagctggagcccatcccagctAGTACAGGGCGAGAgacggggtacaccctggaaagTTCACCAGCCCCGCTGGGTTAgcacacacacaatcataccTATTGGcattttagaatcaccagtcaaCCCCACTAAATGCATGTccttggactgtgggaggaaggcagaatacccagagagaaaggATGGATTTGAAGCCAGGACCGTTTCACTGTACCACCTCTCTGCCTGTGGTCAACAATTACATACACTTAAATGGCAGTTTAATGGGCTCCACTAGCCTAAACTATTGCAGTCAGCTAAAATGTCAGATCATGAAAAGTTTTATTGTTATGATTTACAGTAAGCGGTCTAAGAGAGCTATTATTATTTGGAAGGCTTGCAGTTTGTGGTGCTGATGACCTTCTACATTACAGAGAGTGCTGTGTATGTTAACTAGCCTACTCTGCTCAATATAGACTATATAACACAGACAAAATATAACTTTGCTTAAATTGACTACGAAGTGTAATTAGTCTCTTTCTAAAATaatttaagcaaaacaaaaaaaaactataaccTTCACAACAAGCAGGATTTACTGCAACATTAGATAAGCTTATTTTTTGCCAGGTGTACTTACAGTAATAAAAAGACTTCTACATGTATAAAGTAGATGAAGTAAAGTGTTTACTTAGGTTTGTCCAAACAGCTGTGATGCCCCCTGGTGGCACTAACCTTGTTATGTTGTCATCATAACTGAGCACTCCATAGATGAAACATATAAGGCCCACAACCGCCGCCAAAAAGAGCATCTCTGTGTAGAAACCCAACCAGGCAAAGTAGATCCCGATCTTTTCCCCGTAGTACTTCCTGCAAGCATATAAAGAGTTTAACATCAAGACAAATTTTAACATCAAGACGGAAATTTTAGATGTAAGATGATCGCATTTAGgggatgtgtgtttgtttacttgatgAGGTTGAGAGGCTGCTCTTTATAAAAGCAGAGAAACCTGGCCCAGTGCTTGTACAGGTTGTAACGCTcctctgcatttctgccctttTTCCAGTACCGACACTGAAAGCGAAAGACACAATGTCAAAACAGGACCTGCTGAACAAAACAGACTTTgaagctaaagaaaaaaaaacaagagtaaAGTTGATTACTTCTCCAGGAAGAGTGTAGTTAACTTGTCATTTGTTATGCGTAAGCGTGGTTTTAATTCATGTGTGTGGTGTAGAAAACATTTGTTGTCCAGTATCTAAAAGCTGCTTGTGACCACGTGTCTTACATCATGAAGGGGGAAGGCCGCCGTGTAGGTCCCATTGCTGAGTAATCGCTTGATTCCCGTCTTTTCTCTATCTTTCTGCCCCTCTTTGTAGTACGCACAATGAGACAGGATGTAGAACACCTACCAACGAGGAGGAGGTTTAACAAAAGATTAAAGGATTTGGATTTACCCTTTCAGCCAAATGCATTTTACATTTTGCCTGATTGACCACAAAACACTTTTGTGGTCATTGGGGTAAAACCCATCAAAGGATCttcatttataaaaacaaaatcattaaGAGATTTAAAATATATCTTTCAAATACTAACAATTCTATTTCTTGTGGATGGTGGGAAAAAAGTGTCTTTGTCCCCGATTAGGAAGAAGTCAGTCTTGGTCTTGTCGAAGTGGTAGGTGAAATAGTCCGGTTCTGGGTGCATGATGTTGCCCGGCAGTCGAAAAGGCTGTGTGAGCCACTCCAGAGCGACATCCTGACTTTGAGGAATGTCACTCTTCTTGAAGGGAACTTTAATCTTCAAGACATCAGCGTAGGTGGCCAGTACATCCCTTGGAGCGTGGATCTTTAGGAAATAGGTCTTTTGGTCCTTGGAGTCctggtggaaaaaaaagtgcatcCAGGAATTCACAAAGGAAGCATCATTGTTACTGTGTGAGGATATTGGAGGCAAAGAACATCATGGCAGTATAATCATGGCACTGTCAAACACTGAGCCATCCCTTTAAGACATTTATATCTGGACTCAGGTGTGCCTTAGCGCACTGTCCACTAGGTGGAGCTTGAACTACACGGTTGAATTTCTTACTGATTTGTCCTCTGTCTCCAGTTCCAGTCCTGTTTTTTCCAGGTTGGCCTCAAAcgccctcctcctctcctgtggataaacacacaaaccacaAAAGCTGGAGCTCAACAGACTCATACCTGTGTTCCTTTTTACCGATTCATGACAGGGACATTCAGCCAAACCCTTTTCAGATAAATGTTCCTATTTATTTATGAGTATTTACGACTCAAACCTTTACAGTTTTCCTAGAGGAAGGTATGAAAGCCTACAGGCACGGGTTTAGGATTAAAACTGGTAAAACACCAGTAACATATTCAGGGAAAAGTTGACACCTTAATCAACAACAGGAGGTGGTATCCTGGTAACTGACTGTTAGCACAACTTTCCACATGTCTGCTACAGAAGTACAAAAGTGACCTTCACTCCTAAATGTAGGAGGGATGGCcacataacaaaaaaataaaaacacatttaaaaacataaagatgTACCTTTATTTGATACACTTTGAATGAATCAAAATGACATCAAACATGACAACAGTGAGCTATAAAAAAATGACaggataacattaataataataaaaaagcttAGGTATATATTCAGTGAAGGCTCTTAAAGCAAATGACAAAAAGTGCCATGTTTGTGTTGGATGTTTGGAAACTCATGCAGAACATTTCAGATGCCATTATGAAAGTGCACCATGTCTGGTTTTCTAACATCTGCTGAAACCCACGCTTGAGCTTGAACGTTGTCGTTTTGCTATTTAACATCAGGCATCATTTAGATCCAGCTTCGATCTTGGTCAGGTCAAACTTTTAGAACAGAGGTGACCACACCCATATTTATACATTACGCACCCCTATACGCCCTGTGGCGCCAGGTGTGGTTAACATGAAGGTACCCTAGCAAATGCCAGTAAATACATTTAGCACAAAGTTTATAGAAAAAAACCTGTAATACCAAGTTCATACCTATATATGAATGTTTGATCTTGTACTATCTTATCTGTGAGTCCTGGGagagtgaaaatgtaaacatcttcTCCTCGGAGTGCACGGGTATTTATAGCACTTCCTTGGGGATCTAGTGTGCCCTATGTCACTGCATCAGTGATTTTTCTCCCTAAAACCTCCCAGCACTGGCCCTGCGGCCAGATGCAGCTCCTGTGCTCTGCTATCCTGGATCTTAGAGTTCTGTGTCTTTTTTATATATGCTAGGCCACATGGACATTAGATGAGACAGATGCCACTTGTTGTGGGAGCATGTGTCTCTTCGTGGTTTTCCTTGTTATCCAGTGAGTGTATGTGATACACTGAGAGCATGCACCCCACTGATAATTCCCTCCTCGAGGATTAAGGAAAGTATTTTTAAGAGGGATAAGACTCAGTCTACTGGCATTTATCTCAAATTTGGAGgttgttaaaagaaaatactGGAATTTGTCATTAAGTAGTGAATCAGATCTCTTATG is drawn from Oreochromis aureus strain Israel breed Guangdong linkage group 1, ZZ_aureus, whole genome shotgun sequence and contains these coding sequences:
- the ano5b gene encoding anoctamin-5b isoform X1 — its product is MRRITGKTKDETLIELQSARAADVPAVLTAFRINLHPDESSGNGSLSERAPLPGNTETDKLHPSKDTVFFRDGVRRIDFVLSYVDDKDGEKKQERRRAFEANLEKTGLELETEDKSDSKDQKTYFLKIHAPRDVLATYADVLKIKVPFKKSDIPQSQDVALEWLTQPFRLPGNIMHPEPDYFTYHFDKTKTDFFLIGDKDTFFPPSTRNRIVFYILSHCAYYKEGQKDREKTGIKRLLSNGTYTAAFPLHDCRYWKKGRNAEERYNLYKHWARFLCFYKEQPLNLIKKYYGEKIGIYFAWLGFYTEMLFLAAVVGLICFIYGVLSYDDNITSKEICDPKIGGSIMMCPLCDKNCTFWRLDSTCLSSWQSHLFDNEATVFFAMFMGIWVTLFLEFWKRRQARLEYEWDLVDFEEEQQELQTRPEFEIKCTNRRLNKITQEMEPYLPLHSRCARYCLSGATVTFWISLILACITGVIAYRLAVYASFASIIGNHGGESGNHKNKTLLVGGLITPQLATSVTASCINFVIIMILNFFYEKVAIWITDMEIPKTHLEYENRLITKMFMFQFVNYYSSCFYVAFFKGKFVGYPGNYTYMFGKWKKFRNEECDPGGCLIELTTQLLIVMAGKQLWGNIQEALLPLMRNWWSSRKGRHNPENHYSRWEQDHVLQNFSQLGLFYEYLEMVIQFGFITLFVASFPLAPLLALFNNILEIRVDAWKFTTQFRRPVASKARNIGAWQEILNSVAILSVVTNAFIMAFTSDMIPRMVYLYAYSNSTSMKGYINSSLSEYRITITPRNMTEDNWFRHFNTTCRYRDYRHPPGHENEYTHTMQFWHILAAKMAFIIIMEHVVFVVKFFIAWMIPDVPSDVKARIKRERYLIQEHLHNYEVEKLKLQLSASFITEPQTSETSLTPDKHEVLSECL
- the ano5b gene encoding anoctamin-5b isoform X2, whose translation is MRRITGKTKDETLIELQSARAADESSGNGSLSERAPLPGNTETDKLHPSKDTVFFRDGVRRIDFVLSYVDDKDGEKKQERRRAFEANLEKTGLELETEDKSDSKDQKTYFLKIHAPRDVLATYADVLKIKVPFKKSDIPQSQDVALEWLTQPFRLPGNIMHPEPDYFTYHFDKTKTDFFLIGDKDTFFPPSTRNRIVFYILSHCAYYKEGQKDREKTGIKRLLSNGTYTAAFPLHDCRYWKKGRNAEERYNLYKHWARFLCFYKEQPLNLIKKYYGEKIGIYFAWLGFYTEMLFLAAVVGLICFIYGVLSYDDNITSKEICDPKIGGSIMMCPLCDKNCTFWRLDSTCLSSWQSHLFDNEATVFFAMFMGIWVTLFLEFWKRRQARLEYEWDLVDFEEEQQELQTRPEFEIKCTNRRLNKITQEMEPYLPLHSRCARYCLSGATVTFWISLILACITGVIAYRLAVYASFASIIGNHGGESGNHKNKTLLVGGLITPQLATSVTASCINFVIIMILNFFYEKVAIWITDMEIPKTHLEYENRLITKMFMFQFVNYYSSCFYVAFFKGKFVGYPGNYTYMFGKWKKFRNEECDPGGCLIELTTQLLIVMAGKQLWGNIQEALLPLMRNWWSSRKGRHNPENHYSRWEQDHVLQNFSQLGLFYEYLEMVIQFGFITLFVASFPLAPLLALFNNILEIRVDAWKFTTQFRRPVASKARNIGAWQEILNSVAILSVVTNAFIMAFTSDMIPRMVYLYAYSNSTSMKGYINSSLSEYRITITPRNMTEDNWFRHFNTTCRYRDYRHPPGHENEYTHTMQFWHILAAKMAFIIIMEHVVFVVKFFIAWMIPDVPSDVKARIKRERYLIQEHLHNYEVEKLKLQLSASFITEPQTSETSLTPDKHEVLSECL